In a single window of the Candidatus Limnocylindrales bacterium genome:
- a CDS encoding sulfatase translates to MIGKLRRGLISGLGYGAAVAIVDLAFGTWNFTKLNLPAFTGTVVESAAIEIALGALIGLVAAPLAGSGRDSGLGHLAAMTAMYLAAACWVAVDRAAIPMWASPAVLGAVLVLAGRRLDRHWHHASAALGAFVLAAICLVPALYQRAADSVRKQRPLPSARAQDDSRPDVVVVVLDTVRAANMSAYGYGLRTTPVFETLAREGALFFDASAPGTWSLPSHASLFTGLFPSVHGATEEHRVLSVERPTLASVLAKAGYQTVAFTANPWISDHLGLTRGFDWSDEAWRDGGGGRAFFFSFRLLDKLGFGPVDKGGGEVASHFEDWEAVRPKDAQPAFAFLNFLEAHFPHHQLPKEFLHKFTRMTDAEQHEYSRRLFATQFGPPMSGVGVEETLRPAREMYDAGIAYTDSLLGRVVEALRRRGTLDRTLLVVLADHGELIGEHGEFGHGISIFQPTMRVPLLVRLPGTIKPTTVTQAVSTAGVFATVLDVLSMNPPPPQVVPSLLPTLDGRPGGLPVVAERFAGEASAGRTHPLFDNKVRLRAYRSGSLKLVETSKGASFLYDIENDPDEETDLAKERPEDVERLKAELEAWRGVTGMPPLDAPVMEGTGDETLDPAAKERLKALGYVE, encoded by the coding sequence ATGATCGGGAAACTACGTCGCGGTCTCATTTCGGGTCTCGGCTACGGCGCAGCCGTCGCGATCGTCGATCTCGCTTTCGGAACCTGGAACTTCACGAAGCTCAATCTACCGGCTTTTACCGGAACCGTGGTCGAATCGGCTGCGATCGAAATCGCACTCGGAGCTTTGATCGGTCTCGTCGCAGCACCGCTCGCAGGTTCCGGCCGCGACAGTGGGCTCGGTCACCTTGCAGCGATGACCGCGATGTACCTCGCCGCCGCGTGCTGGGTCGCCGTCGATCGCGCGGCGATCCCGATGTGGGCAAGCCCGGCTGTTCTCGGTGCGGTGCTCGTTCTCGCCGGCCGTCGCCTGGACCGGCATTGGCATCACGCGTCGGCTGCGCTCGGCGCGTTCGTGCTCGCGGCGATCTGCCTGGTGCCGGCGCTTTACCAGCGGGCCGCCGACAGCGTGCGAAAGCAGCGGCCGCTGCCGTCCGCAAGGGCGCAGGACGATTCCCGGCCCGACGTCGTCGTCGTCGTGCTGGATACCGTGCGCGCCGCGAACATGTCCGCGTACGGCTACGGCCTGCGGACGACACCCGTATTCGAGACGCTCGCGCGCGAAGGCGCGCTGTTTTTCGATGCGAGCGCACCCGGAACGTGGTCGCTGCCGTCGCACGCGTCGTTGTTCACCGGGCTGTTCCCGTCGGTGCACGGAGCAACCGAAGAACACCGCGTACTTTCGGTGGAAAGGCCGACGCTCGCGTCCGTGCTCGCGAAGGCGGGCTACCAGACCGTCGCATTCACCGCCAATCCGTGGATCAGCGATCATCTGGGGCTGACGCGCGGCTTCGACTGGTCGGACGAAGCGTGGCGCGACGGCGGCGGCGGTCGCGCGTTCTTCTTCAGCTTCCGGCTTCTCGACAAGCTCGGCTTCGGACCCGTCGACAAAGGCGGCGGCGAAGTCGCGTCACACTTCGAAGACTGGGAAGCCGTTCGCCCGAAGGATGCGCAGCCGGCGTTCGCGTTCCTCAACTTTCTCGAAGCGCACTTCCCGCATCATCAGCTGCCGAAGGAGTTCCTGCACAAGTTCACGAGAATGACCGATGCCGAGCAGCATGAGTACAGCCGCCGGCTGTTCGCAACGCAGTTCGGACCGCCGATGTCCGGCGTCGGCGTCGAGGAGACGCTGCGGCCGGCGCGCGAGATGTACGACGCCGGGATCGCCTACACCGACTCGCTGCTCGGACGCGTCGTCGAGGCGCTGCGCCGCCGCGGCACGCTCGATCGCACGCTGCTCGTCGTGCTCGCGGATCATGGCGAGCTCATCGGCGAGCACGGAGAGTTCGGCCATGGAATCTCGATCTTCCAGCCGACGATGCGGGTGCCGCTGCTCGTGCGGCTGCCCGGCACGATCAAGCCGACGACCGTCACGCAGGCCGTTTCGACCGCGGGCGTATTCGCTACGGTTCTCGACGTGCTGTCGATGAATCCTCCGCCGCCGCAGGTCGTGCCATCGCTGTTGCCCACGCTCGACGGCCGGCCCGGCGGGCTTCCGGTGGTTGCCGAACGGTTTGCCGGTGAAGCGAGCGCAGGCCGCACGCATCCGCTGTTCGACAACAAGGTGCGGCTGCGCGCGTATCGCTCGGGCTCGCTCAAGCTCGTGGAAACGTCGAAGGGCGCGTCCTTTCTCTATGACATCGAGAACGATCCCGACGAGGAAACGGATCTCGCGAAGGAGAGGCCTGAGGATGTTGAGCGGCTGAAGGCCGAGCTCGAAGCGTGGCGCGGCGTGACCGGAATGCCGCCGCTCGATGCGCCGGTCATGGAAGGTACGGGCGACGAGACGCTCGACCCGGCTGCGAAGGAGCGGCTGAAAGCGCTCGGATATGTCGAATGA
- a CDS encoding IPT/TIG domain-containing protein, which produces MQGCTVGSTGTTDCPTAGNIPITIQGSNFSAVGSHVYVGGSECPVTAADAQQVVCTLPPGSGKSVPVRIVDNAGLSSLDLPALSYAAPQITSVIGCTTAADGSSVTECARNGGNTLTINGTYFGPTGSSKQVIVGGETCDQGGGSDADDQIICTLPPGSGTEKPILVLAANQLSTGSLYTMSYAQCPPGTTLESDGSCSSCAAGSYAPYHDNPECFICPSGTDSEVGSAECTGASDYQCWQVKDVSATKFVKTEGLSVSDEILSAGTVDLKKFSLYCTATGSAGTPPPDLHQCCYQAKGTKLDPPVALATDDQGVSRSIELSQPKLLCGQCDHL; this is translated from the coding sequence GTGCAGGGCTGCACCGTTGGAAGCACCGGCACGACGGACTGCCCGACGGCCGGGAATATCCCGATCACGATCCAGGGAAGCAATTTCAGCGCTGTAGGCAGCCATGTTTACGTCGGCGGCTCGGAATGCCCCGTCACCGCTGCCGACGCCCAGCAGGTTGTCTGCACGCTGCCTCCCGGCAGCGGCAAGTCCGTTCCGGTACGCATCGTCGACAATGCGGGCTTGTCGAGTCTCGACTTGCCGGCTCTCAGCTACGCCGCTCCGCAGATCACGAGCGTGATCGGCTGCACGACGGCGGCCGACGGCAGCAGCGTCACCGAGTGTGCGCGCAACGGCGGCAATACCCTGACGATCAACGGTACCTATTTCGGGCCGACCGGCTCGTCGAAGCAGGTCATCGTCGGCGGAGAAACGTGCGACCAGGGAGGAGGCAGCGACGCCGACGACCAGATCATCTGCACGCTGCCGCCAGGCTCGGGAACGGAAAAACCGATTCTCGTCCTCGCCGCCAATCAGTTGAGCACTGGCTCGCTGTACACGATGTCGTACGCGCAGTGTCCGCCGGGAACGACGCTCGAAAGCGACGGGTCCTGCAGCTCGTGCGCGGCCGGCAGCTACGCGCCCTACCACGACAACCCGGAGTGCTTCATCTGTCCGTCCGGTACGGATTCCGAGGTGGGCTCGGCAGAGTGCACGGGCGCCAGCGACTATCAGTGCTGGCAGGTCAAAGACGTAAGCGCGACGAAGTTCGTCAAGACCGAAGGTCTGAGCGTCAGCGACGAAATCCTTTCCGCCGGCACCGTCGACCTCAAGAAATTCTCGCTCTACTGCACCGCGACCGGCAGCGCCGGGACGCCTCCGCCGGACCTGCACCAGTGCTGCTATCAGGCGAAAGGCACCAAGCTCGATCCGCCCGTGGCACTCGCCACGGATGACCAGGGCGTATCGCGCAGCATCGAGCTGTCCCAGCCGAAGCTGCTGTGCGGCCAGTGCGACCATCTCTGA
- a CDS encoding DUF2723 domain-containing protein, with protein MQLVIFLACLTVYLRTLHPTVSGGDSGELVFVAWKLGVAHAPGYPLYTMLAHAFTWLPSGSIAWRVNLLSAVCDAGAATLLFAIVRRFSRDTAAAAAAALLFAFSPLIWTYATQAEVFALNNLFVALLLWLVLRWSEAPDDRHARLIAFAAGLGLSNHHTFVLVCVPVAAWMGIVSRGDVLRPRKLAVLAACSVAGLLPYLYLPLAARHATTLSWGDPSTVAGFFDVLLRRDYGTFGLSGNAPVGALGFAKHLAAFAGSFASGSLWIGPVLVVVALLRPASAAAPGRRFIALLAAALTFSVGVFALMANLPLGDPFYRAITSRFWQQPYLVAFVLAGIGLARLRAFLPARSEIGRVIVTASAVALIAIQLATNFSSHDESRNHFVEEYGRAILAGLPPNALLLTYGDLISNASRYVQVCEGVRADVIVLDQEMMTKPWYIERARTEHADLVFPGRMYHPREVNAFDMKSFVEANRAVRSIHVYPGVKQGDTSWSAGYLLVPDGISLHVLSRGDFREEMISAVASDSTLAPLAANARPDETRYPPGTWEHVVLTDYRAIVHSRGVWLLDRAMAVGESREMFVKARDALLQAAAEWPWPPPWYVAKNLGLAASKLARWQPDARRDAIRAWQGYLDTAPADEKDRDAIAAALRDLEP; from the coding sequence GTGCAACTCGTCATCTTCCTCGCGTGCCTCACAGTTTACCTCCGGACGCTGCATCCGACGGTCTCCGGCGGCGATTCCGGCGAGCTCGTCTTCGTCGCATGGAAGCTCGGGGTCGCGCATGCGCCGGGGTATCCGCTCTACACGATGCTCGCGCACGCGTTCACGTGGCTTCCGTCCGGCTCGATCGCGTGGCGCGTCAACCTGCTGTCGGCGGTCTGCGATGCCGGCGCGGCGACGCTGCTGTTCGCGATCGTCCGGCGCTTCTCGAGGGACACTGCCGCAGCAGCGGCGGCCGCGCTTCTTTTCGCGTTCTCGCCGCTCATCTGGACGTACGCCACGCAGGCCGAAGTCTTCGCGCTGAACAACCTGTTCGTCGCGCTGCTGCTGTGGCTCGTGCTGCGCTGGAGTGAAGCGCCGGACGACAGGCACGCGAGGCTGATCGCGTTTGCTGCGGGGCTCGGGCTTTCGAACCACCACACGTTCGTTCTGGTCTGTGTTCCGGTGGCTGCCTGGATGGGGATCGTCTCGCGCGGCGATGTTCTTCGTCCCAGGAAGCTGGCGGTGCTTGCCGCCTGCTCGGTGGCCGGGCTGCTGCCGTATCTGTACCTGCCGCTGGCGGCGCGGCATGCAACGACGCTGTCGTGGGGTGATCCGTCGACCGTCGCGGGTTTCTTCGACGTGCTGCTCCGGCGCGACTACGGCACGTTCGGACTCAGCGGCAATGCTCCGGTCGGAGCGCTCGGCTTTGCAAAGCATCTTGCGGCGTTCGCCGGATCGTTCGCGAGCGGCTCGCTATGGATCGGTCCGGTGCTTGTGGTCGTGGCACTGCTGCGACCCGCGTCGGCTGCGGCGCCCGGACGTCGCTTCATCGCACTCCTCGCCGCAGCCCTCACTTTCTCCGTCGGCGTGTTCGCACTGATGGCGAACCTCCCGCTGGGCGATCCGTTCTATCGCGCAATCACGTCACGCTTCTGGCAGCAGCCGTATCTGGTCGCCTTCGTGCTTGCCGGCATCGGGCTCGCCCGCCTCCGGGCGTTTCTTCCGGCGCGCAGCGAGATCGGACGCGTGATCGTCACGGCGTCCGCGGTCGCGCTCATTGCAATCCAGCTCGCGACCAATTTTTCATCGCACGACGAGAGCCGGAACCACTTCGTCGAAGAATATGGGCGCGCCATTCTCGCCGGCCTTCCACCCAATGCGCTGCTGCTCACGTACGGCGACCTGATCAGCAACGCCTCACGCTACGTGCAGGTGTGCGAAGGCGTGCGGGCGGACGTCATCGTTCTCGACCAGGAGATGATGACCAAGCCCTGGTACATCGAGCGCGCACGAACGGAGCACGCGGATCTCGTATTTCCAGGACGCATGTACCACCCGCGTGAGGTGAACGCGTTCGACATGAAGTCGTTCGTCGAGGCGAACCGCGCGGTGCGCTCGATCCACGTCTATCCGGGCGTGAAACAGGGCGATACGAGCTGGTCTGCGGGCTACCTGCTGGTTCCGGATGGAATCAGCCTTCACGTGCTTTCGAGGGGCGATTTCCGCGAGGAGATGATTTCCGCGGTAGCGTCCGATTCGACGCTCGCGCCGCTTGCCGCAAACGCCCGTCCCGATGAAACCCGTTATCCGCCCGGCACATGGGAACATGTCGTCCTGACGGATTATCGCGCAATCGTTCATTCGCGCGGCGTCTGGCTGCTCGATCGTGCGATGGCGGTCGGCGAATCCCGTGAAATGTTTGTTAAGGCCCGTGATGCGCTTCTCCAGGCTGCGGCCGAGTGGCCGTGGCCCCCGCCATGGTACGTCGCAAAAAATCTCGGTCTCGCTGCTTCGAAGCTCGCGCGCTGGCAGCCCGATGCGCGGCGCGACGCGATCCGGGCATGGCAGGGTTACCTCGACACTGCGCCCGCCGATGAAAAGGATCGCGATGCGATTGCTGCGGCCCTTCGCGATTTGGAGCCTTGA
- a CDS encoding DUF2834 domain-containing protein encodes MTGLLIHAVIGLGTVAIFFWANAYLYRRDWPGSSMSPLEALCYVLAIGSVVAGWYFNTKYMFTYPAEGSWVHFTKMLFDNPAAGSVGQDIIITNAILFPIWTIVDGSRHGLRHTWIYVTMSMFTSFGFAMGLYLAAQERQVRWLARPQ; translated from the coding sequence ATGACCGGCTTGCTCATTCACGCGGTGATCGGACTCGGAACCGTCGCGATTTTCTTCTGGGCGAATGCCTACCTCTATCGACGCGACTGGCCTGGTTCATCCATGAGTCCCCTCGAGGCACTGTGCTACGTGCTGGCAATCGGTTCGGTCGTGGCCGGCTGGTACTTCAATACGAAGTACATGTTCACGTACCCCGCGGAAGGAAGCTGGGTACATTTCACGAAGATGCTGTTCGACAACCCCGCGGCCGGATCCGTCGGTCAGGACATCATCATCACCAACGCCATCCTGTTTCCGATCTGGACGATCGTCGACGGCTCCCGCCACGGGCTGCGGCACACATGGATCTACGTGACGATGAGCATGTTCACGAGCTTCGGATTCGCGATGGGCCTTTATCTGGCCGCGCAGGAACGCCAGGTGCGCTGGCTCGCGAGGCCGCAATGA
- a CDS encoding NAD(P)/FAD-dependent oxidoreductase, with translation MSMEAEYDVIVIGAGHNGLAASALLAGRGFRVLCLEKNAYVGGMAGTREILSGCRNDVGASLLFPLAKGLEEELELKRYGVEFIDLPIMATNLNSKASPPAIFYSNPLRMAVYVLRHFGVRAMVGFVRLMAFCKYPASLMHRFTPRSVPPTLAELLAAAPNAGRRRQIELAFNGSAMDLVNRFLPDEKRHRTLRALVAFAAVQSTYKGPFTPGSALCLVYTFAQNDGGGLMRRVKGGMGSLSEALRRSIEDKGGEVRLKSPVRRILVEDGRAAGVELKDGRRLTARAVVSNLDKPATLFGLVGREHLDGDSVKRIENIEHRGAYVHLLLKLRRLPAYGPPFEHLNDDSHTHFNTTLVPDPHLQQASFEACVRGEVPENPPIAIQIPTVMDRSLAPDGFHIATTYGFFFPCEAAREDRGRLRDEMAERILDRLSEFLPDLRECIVEKAVFSSDHFATMQGATNGDFTHGLIHPEQMIGGRLLMAGSAHATPVPDLFLCGASCHPGPGVTFLPGYGAAYEVAAALERAQRPAARAAA, from the coding sequence ATGAGCATGGAGGCCGAATACGACGTGATCGTGATCGGTGCCGGCCACAACGGCCTTGCCGCCTCGGCGCTGCTGGCCGGCCGGGGGTTTCGGGTCCTCTGTCTCGAGAAGAATGCGTACGTCGGCGGTATGGCCGGCACGCGCGAGATTCTGTCCGGCTGCCGCAACGACGTCGGCGCAAGCCTCCTGTTCCCACTCGCCAAGGGTCTCGAAGAGGAGCTCGAGCTGAAGCGGTACGGCGTCGAGTTCATCGACCTTCCAATCATGGCGACCAACCTCAACTCCAAGGCTTCACCGCCGGCGATCTTCTACTCGAATCCGCTTCGAATGGCCGTCTATGTCCTTCGACATTTCGGAGTGCGCGCGATGGTCGGGTTCGTGCGCCTGATGGCGTTCTGCAAGTACCCCGCAAGCCTGATGCATCGTTTCACGCCGCGCAGCGTGCCGCCGACGCTGGCCGAGCTGCTGGCGGCCGCGCCGAACGCGGGCAGACGCCGGCAGATCGAGCTCGCGTTCAATGGCAGCGCGATGGATCTCGTCAATCGCTTCCTGCCGGACGAGAAACGCCATCGGACGCTGCGCGCGCTGGTTGCATTCGCCGCGGTGCAGTCGACCTACAAGGGGCCGTTCACGCCCGGAAGCGCGCTGTGCCTCGTCTACACGTTCGCGCAGAACGACGGCGGCGGTCTCATGCGCCGCGTGAAGGGCGGCATGGGATCGCTCTCGGAAGCGCTGCGCCGTTCGATCGAAGACAAGGGCGGGGAAGTGCGATTGAAGTCGCCCGTGCGCCGTATCCTCGTCGAAGACGGTCGTGCAGCCGGCGTCGAGCTGAAAGACGGCCGGCGCCTGACGGCGCGCGCGGTGGTATCGAACCTCGACAAGCCGGCCACGCTGTTCGGCCTGGTCGGCCGCGAGCATCTCGACGGCGACTCGGTGAAGCGGATCGAGAACATCGAGCACCGCGGTGCGTACGTGCACCTGCTCCTCAAGCTCCGCCGCCTGCCGGCCTACGGCCCGCCGTTCGAGCACCTGAACGACGATTCGCACACGCACTTCAACACCACGCTGGTTCCGGATCCGCACCTCCAGCAGGCGAGCTTCGAAGCGTGCGTGCGCGGCGAGGTTCCCGAGAACCCGCCGATCGCGATCCAGATTCCGACGGTGATGGATCGCTCACTAGCGCCCGACGGATTCCATATCGCGACGACCTACGGATTCTTCTTTCCGTGCGAAGCCGCGAGGGAAGACCGCGGTCGACTTCGCGACGAGATGGCCGAGAGAATCCTCGATCGCCTGAGCGAGTTCCTTCCCGACCTGCGCGAGTGCATCGTCGAGAAGGCGGTATTCTCGTCCGATCATTTTGCAACGATGCAGGGAGCGACCAACGGGGACTTCACGCACGGACTGATTCATCCGGAGCAGATGATCGGCGGACGACTGCTGATGGCCGGGTCGGCCCACGCCACTCCGGTCCCGGATCTGTTTCTGTGCGGAGCGTCCTGCCATCCCGGCCCGGGCGTCACGTTCCTGCCCGGTTACGGTGCGGCGTACGAGGTCGCCGCCGCGCTCGAACGTGCGCAGCGACCGGCGGCTCGTGCCGCGGCATAG
- a CDS encoding NAD(P)-binding protein, translating into MRKPFAITLDPGSSLANHTGTWRTVRPEYIDRLPPCNHACPAGENVQLWLFHAEAGDYHSAWKQLTVDNPMPAVMGRVCYHPCETACNRGQLDEAIGINATERFLGDEALRRGWRFEQPATFSGKRVLVVGAGPSGLSAAYQLARAGHSVTIRDAGPFAGGMMRFGIPKYRLPRDVLDAEIDRIADLGVTLELNSKVTNVLEAKERGAFDAVFLAVGAHIAKRAYIPAGSAARMLDAVAVLRSMETGDQPLLGRRVVVYGGGNTALDVARTARRLGAEESVIVYRRTREVMPAHDFELEEALAEGVLVKWLSTITQANDASITIEKMRLDENGKAVGTGELETLGTDSVVLALGQDVDLSLLDGVPGLQIEDGVVKVSDRMMTGHDGIFAGGDMVPGERTVTVAIGHGKLAARHIDAWLRGATWIHPATPELAGYDKLNTWYYSDAPRSKSPLLDSVRRQSTFDEVVGGLDEETAQFEARRCLSCGNCFECDNCYGVCPDNAVVKLGPGLRYQFNYDFCKGCGLCVEECPCGAIRSVPEQI; encoded by the coding sequence ATGCGCAAGCCTTTCGCGATCACGCTGGATCCCGGGTCGAGCCTTGCGAACCACACCGGCACGTGGCGAACGGTGCGGCCCGAGTACATTGACCGTCTCCCGCCGTGCAATCACGCATGCCCCGCCGGCGAGAACGTGCAGCTCTGGCTGTTTCACGCCGAAGCCGGCGATTACCACAGCGCATGGAAGCAGCTTACCGTCGACAATCCCATGCCCGCTGTGATGGGCCGCGTCTGCTACCACCCGTGCGAAACCGCGTGCAATCGCGGACAGCTCGACGAGGCGATCGGCATCAACGCGACCGAGCGTTTCCTCGGCGACGAAGCGCTGCGCCGCGGCTGGCGATTCGAACAGCCGGCGACGTTCAGCGGCAAACGCGTGCTGGTTGTCGGCGCGGGTCCTTCCGGGCTGTCGGCCGCGTACCAGCTGGCCCGAGCCGGCCATTCGGTCACGATCCGCGACGCCGGACCGTTTGCCGGCGGCATGATGCGCTTCGGAATTCCGAAGTATCGCCTGCCGCGCGACGTCCTCGACGCGGAGATCGACCGCATTGCCGATCTCGGCGTCACGCTCGAGCTGAACTCGAAGGTGACGAACGTGCTCGAGGCCAAAGAGCGCGGCGCGTTCGATGCGGTGTTTCTTGCGGTCGGTGCGCATATCGCAAAACGGGCCTACATTCCGGCCGGCAGCGCGGCACGAATGCTCGACGCAGTGGCGGTGCTTCGAAGCATGGAGACCGGGGACCAGCCGCTGCTCGGAAGGCGCGTCGTGGTTTACGGCGGCGGCAATACCGCGCTCGACGTCGCACGCACCGCGCGCAGGCTCGGGGCCGAAGAGTCCGTCATCGTCTACCGCCGCACGCGCGAGGTCATGCCCGCGCACGATTTCGAGCTCGAGGAAGCGCTGGCCGAAGGCGTCCTCGTCAAATGGCTGTCGACGATCACGCAGGCGAACGACGCGTCGATCACGATCGAAAAGATGCGCCTCGACGAAAACGGCAAGGCGGTCGGAACCGGTGAGCTCGAAACGCTCGGCACCGATTCGGTCGTGCTCGCGCTCGGCCAGGACGTGGACTTGTCCCTTCTCGACGGCGTCCCCGGTCTCCAGATCGAAGACGGCGTCGTCAAGGTGAGCGACCGGATGATGACGGGACACGACGGCATCTTCGCCGGCGGCGACATGGTTCCCGGCGAGCGCACGGTCACCGTCGCGATCGGTCACGGCAAGCTTGCGGCCAGGCACATCGACGCGTGGCTGCGCGGCGCGACGTGGATCCATCCCGCGACCCCCGAGCTCGCGGGCTACGACAAGCTCAACACGTGGTACTACTCCGACGCCCCGCGCTCGAAGTCACCGCTGCTCGACAGCGTTCGCCGCCAGTCGACGTTCGACGAAGTCGTCGGCGGTCTCGACGAAGAGACCGCGCAGTTCGAAGCGCGCCGCTGCCTTTCGTGCGGCAACTGCTTCGAATGCGACAACTGCTACGGCGTCTGCCCGGACAACGCGGTCGTGAAACTCGGGCCAGGGCTGCGCTATCAGTTCAACTACGATTTCTGCAAAGGCTGCGGGCTATGCGTGGAGGAATGTCCGTGCGGCGCTATCCGCAGCGTGCCGGAACAGATCTGA
- a CDS encoding thiamine pyrophosphate-dependent enzyme, producing the protein MSDQPVRFYQTGTFTVGNRLLPEDQRSVQANMRRTNSLNSGHRACQGCGEALGARYAIDAAMEATRRQMIAVNATGCLEVFSTPYPETSWQIPWIHSLFGNAAAVATGVAAAMRVKGREDVRVVAQGGDGGTTDIGFGCLSGMFERNDDVLYICYDNEAYMNTGVQRSSATPPAARTATTMPIGDRAGNRFGQGKNLPRLAMAHDIPYVATATVADLHDLEAKVRRAMEFRGARYLHILVPCPLGWGHGSEATVRMARLAKETGLFPVFEAEHGEVTAVSKIRRKLPVDDYLRPQHRFAHLFGDHPRRDILDLIQQQADRNIERYGLLSDEPREQGRRREDA; encoded by the coding sequence ATGAGCGACCAGCCCGTACGCTTCTACCAGACCGGAACGTTCACGGTCGGCAATCGCCTGCTTCCGGAGGACCAGCGCAGCGTGCAGGCGAACATGCGACGCACCAACTCGCTGAATTCGGGGCACCGCGCATGCCAGGGATGCGGCGAGGCGCTCGGCGCGCGCTACGCAATCGATGCCGCGATGGAAGCGACGCGGCGACAGATGATCGCGGTCAACGCGACCGGATGCCTCGAAGTCTTCTCGACGCCGTATCCGGAAACATCGTGGCAGATTCCGTGGATCCATTCGCTGTTCGGCAATGCGGCCGCGGTCGCGACCGGCGTCGCTGCTGCCATGCGCGTCAAGGGTCGCGAGGACGTGCGCGTCGTCGCGCAAGGCGGCGACGGCGGCACCACCGATATCGGCTTCGGCTGCCTTTCGGGAATGTTCGAACGCAACGACGACGTTCTCTACATCTGCTACGACAACGAAGCGTACATGAACACCGGCGTGCAGCGCTCGTCGGCGACGCCGCCGGCGGCGCGCACCGCCACGACGATGCCGATCGGTGACCGCGCGGGGAATCGCTTCGGACAAGGCAAGAACCTGCCGCGCCTCGCGATGGCGCACGACATCCCGTACGTCGCGACGGCCACCGTGGCCGACCTTCACGACCTCGAAGCCAAGGTGCGGCGCGCAATGGAATTCCGCGGCGCCCGCTACCTCCACATTCTCGTGCCGTGTCCGCTTGGATGGGGCCATGGCTCGGAAGCCACCGTGCGGATGGCCCGGCTTGCGAAGGAAACCGGGCTGTTTCCGGTCTTCGAAGCCGAACACGGCGAAGTCACGGCAGTCTCGAAGATCCGCCGCAAGCTTCCCGTCGACGACTACCTGCGGCCGCAGCACCGGTTCGCGCATCTGTTCGGCGACCACCCGCGCCGCGACATCCTCGACCTGATCCAGCAGCAGGCCGATCGCAACATCGAACGCTACGGGTTGCTATCCGATGAACCGCGCGAGCAAGGCCGGCGAAGGGAGGACGCGTGA